ACGAGGTGACGCAAAAGCTTTATCGCGAAGTGATGGGCGAAAACCCATCCAGTTTCAAGGGTGACGATTTGCCCGTCGAAAACATCACGTGGCTTGATGCGGCTCATTTTTGCAACAAGTTAAGCGAACGCGACGGACGCACTCCCGTTTACGCTATCGAAGGCGATGCGGTCAGCTGGAATCGCGAGGCGAACGGCTACAGGCTCCCCACCGAAGCGGAATGGGAATACGCGGCCCGAGGCGGCACGACTACGCCGTTCTACACAAAGAAGGCTCCCGGTGCCGACGACGTGAATTTTTATGGGAAATATCCGTATCAAATTGAGCAGAACTATTTCAACGACGAGGTTCTGGAAACACGCCCCGGCGTTTACCGCGGGAACACGCTCCCCGTGGGCAAATTCAAGCCCAATCCCTTCGGGCTTTACGACATTTACGGGAACGTGGGCGAATGGTGCTTTGACTTTTACGGCGATTACGGTGTTTCCGCGGGCTCGGCAAGCGTGACGGTCGACCCGGCGGGCAAACCTTCGGGCACAAGGCGCGTGCATCGCGGTGGCGGCTGGAACGATTTCGGCAAGAACCTCCGCAGCGCCTATCGCGGGGCCATGCAGCAATCCAGCAAGAGTTACAATGTGGGGCTCAGGCTCGCTATGAATGCGGGTGCAGGCGTCAAGGGAACTTTTGTGACCCAGGAAGCGGCGGGCTTTAAGGGTGAAAAAGCGCAAGCGGCGTCGAATACGAAAGGC
Above is a window of Fibrobacter sp. UWH4 DNA encoding:
- a CDS encoding flavodoxin; translation: MFDRILACAFIGLMTVGTFAAAPAPEGFVLIKGGTFNMGSPANEDWRVNDETLHKVKVSDFYLGKYEVTQKLYREVMGENPSSFKGDDLPVENITWLDAAHFCNKLSERDGRTPVYAIEGDAVSWNREANGYRLPTEAEWEYAARGGTTTPFYTKKAPGADDVNFYGKYPYQIEQNYFNDEVLETRPGVYRGNTLPVGKFKPNPFGLYDIYGNVGEWCFDFYGDYGVSAGSASVTVDPAGKPSGTRRVHRGGGWNDFGKNLRSAYRGAMQQSSKSYNVGLRLAMNAGAGVKGTFVTQEAAGFKGEKAQAASNTKGTSRALIVFYSWSGNTRGVAREIKKQTGFDMVELELVKPYSDDYNTVLKQAQNDQHKQARPALKKKPDAKKWADYETIIIGYPNWWASIPMPIATLLESYDFAGKRILPFCSHGGGRFGQSITAIAKLAPNAKIGEGLSVHYSGGSSLSKDVAKWLEKNGVKTK